The Desulfohalovibrio reitneri genome contains a region encoding:
- the ilvB gene encoding biosynthetic-type acetolactate synthase large subunit produces the protein MELTGAQILLECLKREGVDVLFGFPGGAVIDIYDELPNHPLKHVLVRHEQGAIHAADGYARATGKAGVCLVTSGPGATNTVTGIATAYMDSIPVVIFTGQVPTPLIGNDAFQEVDIVGITRPCTKHNYLVKDVRDLAMTIRRAFYLARSGRPGPVLVDLPKDVQQAVTEFVYPNDEQIRMRSYNPTVKPNKRQLKKVVDLVRQAEKPVIYAGGGVISAEASEDLTWLAKRLNIPVTATLMGLGCFPADDPLWLGMLGMHGTYAANRAIQDSDLIMAVGARFDDRVTGKIAEFAPKAKLVHVDIDPTSIQKNVTVDVPIVAECGQALKGLRELVEKEGESLNNDEARIGWAKQTVDWELEHPLRYAPAKAGEPIKPQFVVEKIYELTKGEAIITTEVGQNQMWAAQFYGFTKPRTFITSGGLGTMGYGFPAAIGAQMAFPDKLVIDVAGDGSIQMNIQELATAVCHNLPVKIVILNNGYLGMVRQWQELFYERNYCATCMDAQPDFVRLAESYGAAGYRVEREEDVEVVLKEAFAVDKPAIVDVRVSKEENVYPMVPAGKSLTEMLLV, from the coding sequence ATGGAGCTCACGGGAGCTCAAATACTGCTGGAGTGTCTGAAACGAGAAGGAGTTGATGTCTTATTCGGCTTCCCTGGCGGAGCCGTGATCGACATCTACGACGAACTCCCCAATCATCCGCTCAAACACGTCCTGGTCCGTCACGAACAGGGCGCAATCCATGCGGCTGACGGGTACGCCCGGGCCACGGGGAAGGCGGGGGTCTGCCTCGTCACCTCGGGGCCCGGGGCCACCAACACCGTCACCGGCATCGCCACCGCCTACATGGACTCCATTCCGGTGGTGATCTTCACTGGTCAGGTGCCCACGCCACTCATCGGCAACGACGCCTTTCAGGAAGTGGATATCGTCGGGATAACCAGGCCCTGCACCAAACACAACTACCTGGTCAAGGACGTGCGCGACTTGGCCATGACGATCCGTCGGGCCTTCTACCTGGCCCGTTCCGGACGTCCTGGCCCGGTTTTGGTGGACCTGCCAAAGGATGTGCAGCAGGCCGTCACCGAGTTCGTCTACCCGAACGACGAACAGATCCGCATGCGCAGCTACAATCCCACCGTCAAGCCCAACAAGCGGCAGTTGAAGAAGGTTGTCGATCTGGTTCGTCAGGCGGAGAAGCCGGTCATCTACGCCGGCGGCGGCGTCATATCGGCCGAGGCGAGCGAGGACCTGACCTGGCTGGCAAAGCGGCTGAACATACCGGTCACGGCCACTCTCATGGGTCTTGGCTGTTTCCCCGCGGACGATCCCCTCTGGCTCGGCATGCTGGGCATGCACGGGACCTACGCGGCCAACCGGGCCATCCAGGATTCCGATCTCATAATGGCTGTGGGAGCGCGCTTCGACGACCGTGTCACGGGCAAGATCGCCGAATTCGCGCCCAAGGCCAAATTGGTCCATGTGGACATTGATCCCACCTCAATCCAGAAGAACGTCACCGTGGACGTGCCCATCGTGGCCGAATGCGGCCAGGCGTTGAAGGGACTGCGGGAGTTGGTCGAAAAGGAGGGGGAATCCCTCAACAACGACGAAGCGCGGATAGGATGGGCCAAGCAGACTGTGGACTGGGAGTTGGAGCATCCGCTGCGCTACGCTCCCGCCAAAGCCGGAGAACCCATCAAGCCGCAGTTTGTGGTGGAAAAGATCTACGAGTTGACCAAGGGCGAGGCCATCATCACCACCGAGGTTGGGCAGAACCAGATGTGGGCCGCCCAGTTCTACGGCTTTACCAAGCCCCGCACCTTCATTACCTCCGGCGGACTGGGCACCATGGGCTACGGCTTCCCTGCGGCCATCGGGGCGCAGATGGCCTTCCCGGACAAACTGGTCATAGACGTGGCCGGCGACGGCTCCATTCAGATGAACATCCAGGAGTTGGCCACGGCGGTGTGCCACAACCTCCCGGTCAAGATCGTCATCCTCAACAACGGGTATCTGGGCATGGTGCGGCAGTGGCAGGAGCTGTTCTACGAGCGGAACTACTGCGCCACCTGCATGGACGCCCAGCCGGACTTCGTGCGGCTGGCGGAGAGCTACGGCGCCGCCGGGTACCGTGTGGAGAGGGAAGAGGACGTGGAGGTCGTGCTCAAGGAGGCCTTCGCCGTGGACAAGCCGGCCATCGTGGACGTGCGTGTCTCCAAGGAGGAGAACGTCTACCCGATGGTTCCGGCAGGCAAGTCCCTCACGGAAATGCTCTTGGTCTAG
- the ilvN gene encoding acetolactate synthase small subunit, giving the protein MEARRHVLSVTVENEPGVLSRVAGLFSGRGFNIESLNVGPTLEKGVSQMTITTTGDDFIIEQIVKQLRKLVMTIKVKDLTEVKSVEREMVLIKVNAEDSRRAEILRIVDIFRCKVVDVSQEELTIEVTGDQGKIKAIINMLQRFGIKDIARTGTVAMKRSMQD; this is encoded by the coding sequence ATGGAAGCCAGACGACACGTCCTGTCCGTCACCGTGGAGAACGAACCCGGAGTTCTCTCCCGCGTGGCCGGACTTTTCAGCGGCCGCGGATTCAACATCGAATCCCTCAATGTGGGGCCCACCCTGGAGAAGGGGGTCTCGCAAATGACCATCACCACCACGGGCGACGATTTCATCATCGAGCAGATCGTCAAACAGCTGCGCAAGTTGGTCATGACCATCAAGGTCAAGGACCTTACCGAGGTCAAGTCCGTGGAACGCGAGATGGTCCTCATCAAGGTCAACGCCGAAGACTCCCGGCGCGCGGAGATTCTCCGCATCGTGGACATCTTCCGCTGCAAGGTGGTGGACGTCAGCCAGGAGGAGCTGACCATCGAGGTCACAGGCGATCAGGGGAAGATCAAGGCCATCATCAACATGCTGCAACGTTTCGGCATCAAGGACATCGCCCGCACGGGAACCGTGGCCATGAAACGAAGCATGCAGGACTGA
- the ilvC gene encoding ketol-acid reductoisomerase has translation MKVFYEQDADLTLLEGKTVAIIGYGSQGHAHAQNLRDSGVNVVVGQRPGGPNYDLAVEHGFSPVSAAEAAQKADLIMILLPDQVQRTVFENDIKPNLKAGDALAFGHGFNIHFNQVVPPADVDVMMIAPKGPGHLVRRTFAEGGAVPALVAIEQDASGKAMDVALAYAKGIGATRSGVIQTTFREETETDLFGEQAVLCGGAAELIKAGFETLVEAGYQPEIAYFECLHELKLIVDLLYEGGLSHMRWSISDTAEYGDYTRGPRVVTDETRAEMRKILKEIQQGEFAREFILENQAGQPHFKAMRRLNAEHPVEQVGGKLREMMSWLKK, from the coding sequence ATGAAGGTTTTTTACGAGCAGGACGCTGACCTCACCCTGTTGGAAGGCAAGACCGTGGCCATCATCGGCTACGGCTCCCAGGGGCACGCCCACGCCCAGAACCTCCGCGACTCGGGTGTGAACGTGGTTGTGGGCCAGCGGCCCGGCGGCCCCAACTACGATCTGGCCGTTGAACACGGCTTTTCGCCGGTCAGCGCCGCGGAAGCCGCGCAGAAGGCGGACCTGATCATGATTCTCCTGCCGGACCAAGTTCAGCGGACCGTCTTTGAAAACGATATCAAGCCCAATCTCAAGGCTGGCGACGCCCTGGCTTTCGGTCACGGCTTCAACATTCATTTCAATCAGGTCGTCCCGCCCGCGGACGTGGACGTGATGATGATCGCGCCCAAGGGACCGGGGCATCTGGTGCGCCGCACTTTCGCCGAGGGCGGCGCCGTCCCCGCTCTGGTGGCCATTGAGCAGGACGCCTCCGGCAAGGCCATGGACGTGGCCCTGGCCTACGCCAAGGGTATCGGAGCCACCCGCTCCGGCGTCATCCAGACCACCTTCCGGGAAGAAACAGAGACAGACCTTTTCGGCGAGCAGGCCGTGCTTTGCGGCGGCGCGGCCGAGCTCATCAAGGCCGGGTTCGAAACCCTGGTGGAGGCTGGCTACCAGCCGGAGATCGCCTATTTCGAGTGCCTGCACGAGCTCAAACTCATTGTTGACCTGCTTTACGAGGGCGGACTGTCCCATATGCGCTGGTCCATCTCCGACACCGCCGAGTACGGGGACTACACCCGCGGTCCCCGGGTCGTTACCGACGAGACCAGGGCTGAGATGCGCAAGATTCTCAAGGAGATCCAGCAGGGCGAGTTCGCCCGCGAGTTTATCCTGGAGAACCAGGCCGGGCAGCCCCACTTCAAGGCGATGCGCCGCCTCAACGCCGAACATCCGGTGGAGCAGGTGGGCGGCAAACTGCGCGAGATGATGTCCTGGCTGAAAAAGTAG
- a CDS encoding two-component system sensor histidine kinase NtrB, which yields MLPLINSSYFQNLVEGFTNGVLIINALGEVYVANTAASHILGCSVGDCTGKSWADLLDGVAYKNEFDVFMQEASAADRCNLPFFTPFTRKDGQDLYLSLTTSPLVEAGKLFGIMILITDVTSIYRMHERETSILTENNKLQRERYESLHNISQAIAHQIRNPMMTIGGFANLLLKGLSNGGCKKEHIKSILEASMRLEDIVSAVSDYTSLSLKERRRTSIRELVENTANEFSHHSKTGDSPFTWRCSLEQSSMMVDPELLAKALVELFDNAVDADGDHAITITGHSDGANYRITVQDQGAGIAPDNLPYVRDPFFTTKAVGVGMGLCNVERIVKEHKGDLHIDSEPGTGTAVSIYLPLDFQA from the coding sequence ATGCTGCCGCTCATCAACTCCTCCTACTTTCAAAACCTTGTCGAAGGGTTCACCAACGGCGTCCTCATCATCAACGCCTTGGGCGAGGTATACGTGGCCAACACGGCCGCTTCCCACATCCTCGGCTGCAGCGTCGGGGATTGCACCGGGAAGAGCTGGGCAGATTTGCTGGACGGCGTGGCCTACAAAAACGAGTTCGACGTTTTCATGCAGGAAGCCTCGGCCGCCGATCGCTGCAACCTGCCCTTCTTCACCCCCTTCACCCGCAAGGACGGCCAGGACCTCTACCTCAGCCTGACCACATCTCCACTGGTTGAGGCCGGCAAGCTCTTCGGCATCATGATCCTCATCACCGACGTCACCTCCATCTACCGCATGCACGAGCGGGAAACATCCATCCTCACGGAAAACAACAAGCTCCAGCGGGAGCGATACGAGAGCCTGCACAACATCTCCCAGGCCATTGCCCACCAGATCCGCAACCCCATGATGACCATCGGCGGCTTCGCCAACCTCCTGCTCAAGGGATTGTCCAACGGCGGCTGCAAAAAAGAGCACATCAAGTCCATTCTGGAAGCTTCCATGCGGCTTGAGGACATCGTCAGCGCTGTCAGCGACTACACTTCGCTCTCTCTCAAAGAGCGACGCCGGACATCCATCCGCGAGCTTGTGGAAAACACGGCGAACGAGTTCAGCCACCATTCGAAGACCGGGGACTCGCCGTTCACCTGGCGGTGCAGCCTGGAGCAGAGCAGCATGATGGTTGACCCCGAGCTGCTGGCCAAGGCACTGGTGGAACTGTTCGACAACGCCGTTGATGCGGACGGGGACCACGCCATCACCATCACCGGCCACAGCGACGGGGCCAACTACCGGATTACCGTTCAAGACCAGGGAGCAGGCATAGCCCCGGACAACCTTCCCTACGTCCGCGATCCCTTCTTCACCACCAAGGCGGTTGGCGTTGGCATGGGGCTGTGCAACGTGGAGCGCATCGTCAAGGAACACAAGGGCGATCTGCACATCGACTCCGAGCCCGGTACGGGAACAGCCGTCTCCATCTATCTTCCCCTGGATTTTCAAGCTTGA
- a CDS encoding B12-binding domain-containing radical SAM protein, translated as MRIMLAYPPFLHQRDFEENVAALPMGLLYLAAVCMEAGHEVRVADWHTADEEAMCREMQAFQPDILGVSVFHNNRWGGLDAAALAKSLPHAPHVVFGGVGATFLPDLLLRHFSQVDWVVRGEAETSFPALLDILQDGGDPMNVPGLTFRRQGEIVSIPEAPLIQDLDSLPDPAEHFTFQHVALSRGCPGNCRFCASPAFWGRKVRFHSPAYFVRQLKRLWERGVRFFYISDDTFTLRRNLVMEVCDRLLAELPEATWAAISRVDRVDSEMLTAMRKAGCIQLSFGLESGSPEVRERLNKGTTNQDIVRAITLTREHGILPRAYLIYGNPGEKAETIKQSIDLLDEAKPLAALFHVLTVFPGSGLYQEAKERYPDLDDAWLDRIEDLLWLDLDPELREEEVRKQGQRLKSAYFSKLSEFARSLQPANVPNLAPHWADFASRLAATFDQGDYSRRPDIPHSQETAEALYRKALDVHDEPHAFHGLGTLLFRNGKLDEAVAILARGRERFPGNPDLALCLAVARMNQGRFQEAMESLRPWSHLPEAASAIAQCRAALKN; from the coding sequence ATGCGCATCATGCTGGCCTACCCTCCTTTTCTGCACCAACGCGACTTCGAAGAGAACGTAGCGGCCCTGCCCATGGGCCTGCTGTACTTGGCCGCGGTGTGCATGGAGGCGGGACACGAAGTTCGGGTGGCGGATTGGCACACCGCTGACGAGGAGGCCATGTGCCGAGAAATGCAGGCATTTCAACCAGATATCCTTGGTGTTTCCGTTTTCCACAACAATCGCTGGGGCGGCCTGGATGCGGCGGCTTTGGCCAAATCCCTGCCCCATGCCCCGCATGTCGTCTTCGGCGGCGTGGGAGCCACTTTCTTGCCGGACTTGCTTCTGCGCCACTTTTCCCAGGTGGACTGGGTGGTGCGGGGGGAGGCCGAGACTTCGTTTCCCGCTCTACTTGATATTCTTCAGGACGGAGGCGATCCCATGAACGTACCCGGCCTCACCTTCCGGCGCCAGGGAGAAATCGTCAGCATTCCTGAAGCTCCCTTAATACAGGACCTGGACAGCCTCCCCGACCCGGCCGAGCATTTCACATTTCAGCACGTAGCCTTGTCACGCGGCTGTCCCGGCAACTGCCGCTTCTGCGCGTCTCCCGCCTTCTGGGGGCGCAAGGTTCGTTTCCATTCGCCAGCCTACTTCGTGCGGCAACTCAAACGCTTATGGGAACGTGGCGTCCGCTTCTTCTACATTTCGGACGACACGTTCACCCTGCGCCGTAACTTGGTTATGGAAGTGTGCGACCGACTCCTGGCGGAACTTCCGGAGGCGACCTGGGCTGCCATCTCCCGCGTGGACAGAGTTGACTCCGAAATGCTCACGGCCATGCGCAAAGCAGGCTGCATCCAACTCAGCTTCGGCCTGGAATCCGGGTCCCCCGAGGTTCGGGAACGCCTCAACAAGGGAACCACCAACCAAGACATCGTCAGGGCGATCACCTTAACTCGCGAACACGGCATCCTGCCCCGGGCCTATCTCATTTACGGCAACCCTGGCGAGAAGGCAGAGACGATTAAACAAAGTATCGACCTGCTGGACGAGGCCAAGCCGCTGGCAGCCCTGTTCCATGTCCTGACGGTGTTTCCGGGGTCCGGACTTTATCAAGAGGCCAAGGAGCGCTACCCCGACCTGGATGACGCTTGGCTGGACCGAATCGAGGATTTGCTTTGGTTGGACCTGGATCCTGAGTTGCGCGAGGAAGAGGTAAGAAAGCAGGGCCAACGCCTCAAATCGGCCTACTTCTCCAAATTGTCTGAATTTGCCCGTTCGCTTCAACCGGCCAATGTTCCAAACCTCGCTCCGCACTGGGCGGATTTCGCATCCAGGTTGGCGGCAACGTTCGACCAGGGGGACTACAGCCGGCGGCCGGACATCCCGCACTCCCAGGAAACGGCCGAAGCACTCTACCGCAAGGCCCTCGATGTCCACGACGAGCCGCATGCCTTCCACGGACTCGGCACATTGCTCTTTCGGAACGGAAAACTGGACGAGGCCGTCGCCATACTGGCCAGGGGGAGGGAGCGTTTCCCTGGAAACCCGGACCTTGCCCTGTGCCTGGCGGTGGCCCGCATGAACCAAGGGCGCTTTCAAGAAGCTATGGAGTCCCTTCGTCCTTGGAGCCACCTCCCCGAAGCGGCCTCGGCCATCGCCCAGTGCCGGGCCGCTCTGAAAAACTGA
- a CDS encoding IS5 family transposase, which yields MKAKPAKSDQGNFLYEDLIDQLNPKDPLLKLAANIPWERFEQEFSSLYSEYGRPAKPIRLMVGLMILKQLENLSDERVIEAWVRNPYYQAFCGETHFRWRLPCDPTDLVYFRKRIGEGGARLIFEVSVGLHGDDAMEREIAVDTTVQEKNITFPTDVKLLTKVIKRCRAIAEFEGISLRRSFRRELPGLLRQRFKSRKIIKRIRTMAGVLIRELERKLPRDSLARHREAMQLFRRVHDQKRTDKNKIYSLHEPDVLCIGKGKEHKKYEFGRKASIAWTKTTGVIVGAMSFKENVFDGHTLPDVLEQVSQITESCPEAAICDRGYRGRKKVGDTSILIPGRPKKSDTPYQRRKARQRFRRRAGIEPVIGHLKHDFRMAKNFLKGALGDAINLLMAAAAFNFKKWMRGLKHFLSLFAPWLCFGTWSRGRLKYA from the coding sequence ATGAAGGCCAAGCCAGCCAAAAGCGATCAGGGCAATTTCCTCTACGAGGACCTCATCGATCAGCTCAATCCCAAGGACCCGCTGCTCAAGCTTGCAGCGAACATCCCCTGGGAAAGGTTCGAGCAGGAGTTTTCTAGCCTCTATAGTGAGTATGGTCGTCCAGCAAAGCCCATCAGACTCATGGTCGGGCTCATGATCCTCAAGCAGCTTGAAAATCTGAGCGACGAGCGTGTCATTGAGGCTTGGGTCCGGAACCCCTACTATCAGGCCTTCTGCGGTGAGACGCATTTCCGGTGGAGGCTTCCTTGTGACCCCACGGACTTGGTTTATTTCCGCAAACGCATCGGCGAGGGTGGGGCGCGTTTGATCTTCGAGGTCTCGGTGGGTCTGCACGGCGACGACGCCATGGAGCGGGAGATCGCCGTGGACACCACGGTCCAGGAGAAGAACATCACCTTCCCCACTGACGTGAAGCTTCTGACCAAGGTCATCAAGCGATGCAGGGCCATCGCCGAGTTCGAAGGAATCAGCTTGCGCCGCAGTTTCCGCCGTGAATTGCCAGGCCTCCTGCGCCAGCGATTCAAGAGTCGCAAGATCATCAAACGCATTCGGACCATGGCTGGCGTCCTGATCCGCGAACTTGAGCGCAAACTGCCCAGGGATTCGTTGGCCAGGCACAGGGAAGCTATGCAGCTCTTCCGCCGGGTCCATGACCAGAAACGTACCGACAAGAACAAGATCTACAGCCTGCACGAACCGGACGTGCTTTGCATCGGCAAGGGCAAAGAGCACAAAAAGTACGAGTTCGGACGCAAGGCCTCCATCGCCTGGACCAAGACCACCGGTGTGATCGTAGGAGCCATGTCCTTCAAGGAGAACGTTTTCGACGGTCACACCCTGCCGGATGTTCTGGAGCAAGTTTCGCAAATCACGGAATCCTGCCCCGAGGCGGCCATCTGTGACCGGGGTTACAGGGGGCGCAAAAAAGTCGGTGACACGAGCATTCTGATTCCGGGCCGGCCGAAGAAAAGCGACACGCCCTACCAGAGACGAAAGGCCAGGCAACGTTTTCGCAGACGCGCTGGCATCGAGCCGGTGATCGGACATCTCAAACACGACTTCCGCATGGCCAAAAACTTCCTGAAAGGGGCCCTCGGTGATGCGATCAACCTGCTGATGGCCGCAGCCGCGTTCAACTTCAAGAAGTGGATGCGGGGACTGAAGCACTTTTTGTCTCTTTTCGCCCCTTGGCTCTGCTTCGGAACCTGGAGTCGGGGCAGACTAAAGTACGCCTGA
- a CDS encoding PEP-CTERM sorting domain-containing protein, translating into MHSLYDSAQGSTQANNRYELDDMDGCASPIWRQHEYCFHVANVPAVFRILENSMNRFNPLLVSALCALFLVAFQADARAFTIGFDHEYSGGEEPQGSTPWLTAEFATQSVGSVLLTLASDNLVDEEFVTKWYFGFNPAKNVNNLNFAWQAGSDLQANSISTGQDSFIAGGGYRYDLLFTYDTSNGPSSNRFETGLISSYLITAPGLVEEDFNFFGIKPIDGSLLASAHIQGIGPDAEGSGWVTGDTNPSAVPEPSTLLLLGLGGLGLLARDRLRRRG; encoded by the coding sequence ATGCATAGCCTCTACGACTCGGCGCAAGGTTCTACCCAGGCAAATAATCGATATGAATTGGATGACATGGACGGCTGCGCTTCTCCTATATGGCGACAGCATGAATATTGCTTTCATGTAGCAAACGTCCCTGCGGTTTTCCGCATCCTGGAGAACAGTATGAACAGATTCAATCCACTCTTGGTTTCGGCACTCTGCGCGCTTTTTCTCGTGGCCTTCCAGGCTGATGCCCGGGCTTTCACCATCGGCTTCGATCACGAATATTCCGGCGGCGAGGAACCGCAGGGGTCGACACCCTGGCTTACAGCGGAGTTCGCCACCCAGTCCGTAGGTTCTGTGCTTCTGACCCTCGCCTCGGACAATCTCGTGGACGAGGAATTCGTCACAAAGTGGTATTTCGGCTTCAATCCGGCCAAGAACGTCAACAATCTCAATTTCGCCTGGCAAGCGGGCTCCGACCTGCAAGCCAACAGCATCTCGACAGGCCAGGACAGCTTCATCGCGGGCGGTGGCTACCGTTACGACCTGCTTTTCACGTACGATACAAGCAATGGTCCCAGTTCCAACCGCTTTGAAACCGGCCTCATTTCCTCGTACCTCATCACCGCTCCCGGCCTCGTGGAAGAAGACTTCAACTTCTTTGGCATCAAGCCAATCGACGGTTCCCTGCTCGCATCCGCGCACATCCAGGGCATAGGCCCCGACGCGGAAGGCAGCGGCTGGGTCACAGGAGACACCAATCCCAGTGCCGTCCCGGAACCCTCCACCCTCCTGCTCCTGGGGCTTGGCGGACTCGGACTCTTGGCTCGTGACCGCCTGCGCCGCCGGGGATGA
- the cas2e gene encoding type I-E CRISPR-associated endoribonuclease Cas2e: MLVIVVENAPPRLRGRLAVWLLEVRAGVYVGRYSVKTREMIWKQVEEGIGEGNAVLCAPAPNDQGFEFATCGANRRLPRDMDGVRLVSFLPQGELGEGEL, translated from the coding sequence ATGCTGGTCATCGTGGTTGAGAACGCGCCGCCCAGGCTGCGGGGCCGCTTGGCGGTCTGGCTGCTGGAGGTGCGCGCCGGGGTGTACGTGGGCAGGTATTCGGTCAAAACGCGAGAGATGATCTGGAAACAGGTGGAGGAGGGCATTGGCGAGGGCAACGCCGTGCTCTGCGCCCCCGCGCCCAACGACCAAGGCTTCGAGTTCGCCACCTGCGGGGCAAACCGCCGCCTGCCGCGCGACATGGACGGCGTCAGGCTGGTATCCTTTCTCCCTCAGGGCGAACTTGGCGAAGGCGAACTGTAG
- the cas1e gene encoding type I-E CRISPR-associated endonuclease Cas1e, translated as MLPKLSPLPLKERFSLLFLEKGRLDVKDGAFVLIDKEGVRTHIPVGGVACLMLEPGSRVSHAAAVLAARAGTLLVWTGEAGVRLYSAGQPGGARSDKLLYQASLALDPEARLKVVRAMFAMRFGEPPPARRSVEQLRGLEGARVRALYENLAKQFGVKWTRRNYDPTAWNSGDVVNRCLSSATSCLYGLSEAAVLAAGYAPAIGFLHTGKPRSFVFDIADLFKFETVVPEAFRIAARKPHDPEGQTRRACRDSFRKKKLLKRIIPAIEDILAAGGKKPPPEYEDAVKPAYQDPEGLGDAGHRG; from the coding sequence ATGCTGCCCAAGCTCTCGCCCCTGCCGCTGAAAGAGCGCTTTTCCCTGCTCTTTCTGGAAAAGGGGCGGCTGGATGTGAAAGACGGGGCCTTCGTCCTCATCGACAAGGAGGGCGTGCGCACCCACATCCCCGTGGGCGGGGTGGCCTGCCTCATGCTGGAACCGGGCAGCCGCGTCTCCCACGCCGCGGCCGTGCTGGCCGCCCGGGCGGGCACCCTCCTGGTCTGGACCGGGGAGGCCGGGGTGCGGCTGTACTCCGCCGGACAGCCCGGCGGGGCGCGGTCGGACAAGCTGCTCTACCAGGCCTCCCTGGCCCTGGATCCGGAGGCGCGGCTCAAGGTGGTGCGGGCCATGTTCGCCATGCGCTTCGGCGAGCCCCCGCCCGCCCGGCGCAGCGTAGAGCAATTGCGTGGGCTGGAAGGCGCGCGCGTACGCGCCCTGTATGAAAACCTGGCCAAGCAGTTCGGGGTCAAGTGGACCCGGCGCAACTACGACCCCACCGCCTGGAACAGCGGGGACGTGGTCAACCGCTGCCTGTCCTCGGCCACCTCCTGCCTGTACGGATTGAGCGAAGCGGCCGTGCTGGCCGCGGGGTACGCCCCGGCCATCGGTTTTCTGCACACCGGCAAGCCGCGCTCCTTCGTTTTCGACATAGCGGACCTCTTCAAGTTCGAGACCGTGGTGCCGGAGGCCTTCCGAATCGCCGCCCGCAAACCGCACGATCCGGAAGGACAGACCCGCCGCGCCTGCCGCGACTCCTTCCGCAAGAAAAAGCTCCTCAAGCGCATCATTCCAGCCATTGAGGATATTCTGGCGGCTGGCGGCAAGAAGCCTCCGCCGGAATACGAGGACGCGGTCAAACCCGCCTACCAGGACCCTGAGGGGCTCGGCGATGCTGGTCATCGTGGTTGA